From the Scomber scombrus chromosome 22, fScoSco1.1, whole genome shotgun sequence genome, the window GAAAGCGCTGTGGAGCTGGAAATACACTGTCTGTTCACTGAACGTCCTCGTCTTCATCTTCACTGTCGAAGGCTGCCTCCTGCacgggagaaaaaaacagagaagggagttattttaaaaagggtaTAACAGATTTAAACGTAGTattaagagtgtgtgtttgtgtgtgtgtgtgtgtgtgtgtgtgtgtgtgtgtgtgtgtgtgtgtgtgtgtgtgtgtgtgtgtgtgtgtgagacttaCCAATCCCCCCTGCTGCTCTGTCCAGGATGAAAAGTGGTTCTGCAGGTACGTGGCTCCGAAACCCAGCATTCGGCTCATTGGCACAGTGTCCGTGGCAGACAGACGACTGGCGACCTGGCggaaaacacaaatatgtgaagtgatgaataaaacaaaagagagacatttaaaaagaaatataaataaggTTAAAATGGAAACGACCACAATCTGAGGCTGAAGTGTAAGTATCTTATAAAGGATAGTTCACAGTTATTAAAGTGGTGTTATCGGCTCTAATGTGGGTGATGATATTGAGAACAGTTGATAAGAGGAACTCTGTAGTTTGTAGTCTGCGATTGTGCAAAAAATAACGCGTTGACACATCGCAGGAACAATGAGTTCTACTTTTtcaaaaacacagtaaatgtgtcCATTGTGTGCAGAAGGAAGGATCATTatagtatctatctatctatctatctatctatctatctatctatctatctatctatctatctatctatctatctatgttgGAAGAGCCATGTTATTGTACGTTAAGCTTCCTGCATTCcctgaaaatatgtttattcacCCTGTAGAGGCGTACAgtaatgtttctctgtgtgtgaagGCACATCTCATTTTGTACGCAGCACTGAGCGCTTTGTGCCAGTTATCGGAGCTCATTCCttcaaattagatttttttttcacatcacacacgAGGCGACGACGACATCTCGACAGGCTGAAATGTGTCAGCTTGTCACAGAATACgctaatgttcagtttttctgtaAACCCGTCCAGGAGGGCGGGACCGGCAGAGGACCCTATAATGACGTTCTTACCTCACAGGTAATGGCGATCTGGGTCTTTGGTGACGTTTGTGGTCCCGGAGAGTTGGGGTCAGAGATCAGGCCCATCCTTCTGAGAAGCGTCTTTATTAACGTCTCAAAGAAATTGTAGTTCCAGAAGAGCTCCATGTCTGACAGGGATCGACCCAACACCTGGTGGAgataaaaaattattaaaattatttttaacatttgacttattttattATCTCAAATGAAACAACTTAATATGTATTTGATTATAGGGATGTTTCTTTGACATTAAAATCTTTCAGAGCAGAATTGTGAATTAATTTAATCATCTGGTGACTCATAAATGTCACTATAGCCCGACCGATTGGCGTATATGATTTCAAGTTTAACATATACGCacgttttttgttgttatttagttattgttatttataattattaaattcacagtaaggtttatttaaaatgtcattttatacaataaaggcTCTTGTCAAATGGTACAATATCATGGCTTCAATACATATCTTTCTCACAagtaggtttttaaaaaaacgttttatttgtttctttttcagttaTGCTTACAAAAAACATAATCGGCTGCACAACAGTCTTAATATCCGACTTAGCAAACTCAGAATactataaagaaaaatatagcatatatatagtataaaaataaaaagaggcgGGGGTACTACGCTCTCCTTACAACTTTTGTCCCTTTCTTTTCATGACCACTGAGGACTCGAAACCTCTATTCTTAGATAATGATTATAGTCTTTTCATGGAGTATATTTCCTCTACAATGTTCAGCCATTGTGTcacaagtgtttttaaatgatcattgcaaaaaaagaaagaaagaaagaaaaaagtatgtttatgtatatattttttatgtatatgaATTATCAGGTGAAATatcgatatcagaatttttGCCTCGGCccaaaaaaatccagtatcggtcgggccctaAATGTCACATCTCACATTTTGTAAAACCTCAGTTTCCTATAACATAAGATTTGACCGTCTGGAGGACATTagtgatttgatttatttgggTATTTCTTACGCTGTCATTCAGTCTGTCTCCACTCTCCCTCAGCAGCAGGCCGATCACCTTCTCCACGTCGTctaacaaacagacagaaaacacacgaTTACAAACCAGCTCACAAAGTAGAAGACGACCACAAATTAAGGAAGTAATGATTTATAGACTGACTGGAGCATACGGCAGGTTTAAGAGGCCACAATGTTCCTTAAACTGGTACAATACCGTAAGATTTCATGACTATTTActtgtatatattttaatttatatttacatttggtGCTTACAAAAAATCACGCTGGTCAACTATATTCGTCAAAGCTTTTGACATATTTTCTGACGTTATCTCTCATGCTCTTTGGCTTGTGTTAGTGTCCAAACTCCATATTTTGAGTTGTAAAGCAAGGAAACGACAGCTCAGTAGGTCACGAATGGGTGCAGCTACAACAGTGTAGATTTCAGGAGATGACGACTGGTCCATCAGGCTCGGAAACTCCACGATGACAGCTCAGGGGAGTTTTATGAATAACGACTTCTGAGGTAAAAAAACACGACTCACCATCTGGACCGTCTGCCTCCAGTTCTGGAGGCGTGAACGGGATTTCATCTGCGATCTCTGCCAGCCTGCTCGCCACTTCAGCAAACTTATCTGCTTTTCCTACTtcatctgaaataaaaaaaaataaaaaataagacacAAAATGCTTCCTACGACATACAATACTATCTGTTACGGTAAACTTCAAACAACATCGTCATTGTCCTGCCACCACGAGACTTGACTCACAGCTCACAAGGTGTTTTCTAGAAGAAAAGTCAACAAACATGTAGCTGTTCCCGCATGTCTGAGTGTCTGCAGGTGACTCAGCTCACAGATATGTAGTTGAAGTTTGGcaaagatacaaaaaaagatAGCCGGCAggaggttttgttttttgactcaGCAGGAATAAATGACAAGGATCATGACTTTTGTGGGGAAAATTTATTGATTTCATCTCAGTAAACAATGTTGGAAACTTTGAGGGATTTTTACTCATTACGCTGCAAATTACCATcaaaagtttttaaagttttgaaaccatatgtgggtttttattGGTGCAAAAAAGGCTTTATGGAGAGGAAGTGTTAGTTCAGTAaaccaaaacaccaaaaaaaaaggtagtGATGAAAAGAAATTTAAAACTCAGTTCTTATCAAGTTTCAGTGGCTGCTTCAGTCACGTTGCGCTGAGCTGGACCGGCTGTAAAAGTCAAACAGTCACAGTGTTTGACGCCAGATATGATCTATAATCTAAGTGTTAATAATTTACCTTGTTTCATGTATGAAATGTGACTTGGTtacaaaatatctaaaatacCTGTTAATGATGAATGAGGGAGTATTTTATTGTCtcggactcactgacacagatcTGACTTTTGCGTAATCGCTGCAGTTTGTTTATGAATAAACATGTTGTAACCCATAGCTACGGGATTAactttgacatttcttttagctgagTAGTTCTCAGTTCAGTGAAAGTTGCTCTCGGCAGCTTTGTGTGAAAAGGAAACTCTGTTAGAAACTTTGAGAGCCTTTGAGGAGGACTCCTGCAGTAAATTAAGTAActttctgtgtttactgtggTTATCTGAGATCCTGATACTCACCATCTTTAACAACATTGGTTCTAAAACATCTGTCCTCTACATCATTTTCTGTCACAGGTGTTTCCTGTGGTTTCTCATCATCTGTCTGAGGTTTGATGCATCTGAAAATGTTGGTGATGTGTTTGAGTTTCTTTAGTCcacccctcttcttcctcttcttctctttctcctccacctctggtgtttctttttcagtctttaCCGGAGTCTGAGGCAAAGACGCTCCGTTTGAATCTGGGACACCGTTAAGTGAGTCCGGGCTTTCCAGTTTGGATGATTCAACGCTCTTTCCCTGCCGTCGCCTCTTTGCGAATGCCATCATGACTCTGAACTCGGCCGTGTCCTCCATGCTGTCTGTGCCAGAGTCCGATTTACAGTCTGGTTGGCTGGTGAGGCCATTGCCGTTGG encodes:
- the LOC134004563 gene encoding apoptosis facilitator Bcl-2-like protein 14; amino-acid sequence: MANGHIHDPVSNGNGLTSQPDCKSDSGTDSMEDTAEFRVMMAFAKRRRQGKSVESSKLESPDSLNGVPDSNGASLPQTPVKTEKETPEVEEKEKKRKKRGGLKKLKHITNIFRCIKPQTDDEKPQETPVTENDVEDRCFRTNVVKDDEVGKADKFAEVASRLAEIADEIPFTPPELEADGPDDDVEKVIGLLLRESGDRLNDSVLGRSLSDMELFWNYNFFETLIKTLLRRMGLISDPNSPGPQTSPKTQIAITCEVASRLSATDTVPMSRMLGFGATYLQNHFSSWTEQQGGLEAAFDSEDEDEDVQ